In Cotesia glomerata isolate CgM1 linkage group LG1, MPM_Cglom_v2.3, whole genome shotgun sequence, one genomic interval encodes:
- the LOC123273607 gene encoding serine/threonine-protein kinase mig-15 isoform X7: MAHNLAPSVNCSLDDIDLNALKDPAGIFELIEVVGNGTYGQVYKGRHTKTGQLAAIKVMDVTEDEEEEIKLEINVLKKYSNHRNIATYYGAFVKKSPPGKDDQLWLVMEYCGAGSVTDLVKSTKGQSLKEEWIAYISREILRGLSYLHSNKVIHRDIKGQNVLLTDNAEVKLVDFGVSAQLDRTIGRRNTFIGTPYWMAPEVIACDENPDATYDNRSDLWSLGITALEMAESQPPLCDLHPMRALFLIPRNMPPRLKSKKWAKKFHGFIETVLVKDYHQRPYTEQLLKHPFIRDQPTERQVRIQLKDHIDRCKKRKQEKERDDYRYSGSENEEDEPALAGEPSSIVQAPGGDTLRRNFQQIQEGRTLTQDIPQQPAHPNKEKQSSRGQREIPEPGPPARPAIPHRLIEPQPPSRPLPPTPRDDPRQPHKVSTPPSNHHSAVNSGGAGSGGSGGQAAPQRNSHIFKPMGPEAPPRPNRQHKSPAPAQSTNAAPHSAQPVANNEQNNKQMPQSSSILDQALSVESDSDDDFEDATGNNARNDGTLLASDPPKPLPEFAFRPSSDSSSSSSHNAQNHHEGGGAPNRPLPPTPDEEESGDRTLVMKRKLTPITTITSTTSSSSSSTTTTTTTTTTPTPSTTAMTNSNSSKTTTTTDDRAVVASNRHSEIDEQLLLKEWDFTRFFQGCNERLDKMKQEASSSGKSASDERSSSSSDRTLKRYDAAGRRKDQPQAQPHQPQVHHHKQNSHKSSQQSQSSQLKAVHRRQESDSKLGNTSAFARAFRRENSDFFPSTRHSAYLQKSEPRSSMFSSGNRRGSEISVAGILGKKSSGLAPGEPVLTEFSYGREPTTPTAGSGLLQRPRREKTESEIVFGSSSSRQQDFLRERHEARLLRAAAATAAEDLSSRRRSFRPSDSPTSNSLNATNSTMSSDDGGTIKSTASTTASEYSPVISQNRDGDRARSSGGGDFQRSDSSPGSRPSSVLPDLLTSSPGQRQDKSTSEEQYRQAVKTPAPLALQQKQRSFLTFGFGAGPARRESHVNVNVTPTSHDLSSDTPEIRKYKKRFNSEILCAALWGVNLLIGTENGLMLLDRSGQGKVYQLISRRRFQQMEVLEGQNILVTISGKKNRVRVYYLSWLKSKILRTDGHSDQVERRNGWINVGDLQGAVHFKIVKYERIKFLVIALKDSIEIYAWAPKPYHKFMAFKSFGELAHRPLLVDLTVEEGSRLKVIYGSADGFHAVDLDSATVYDIYLPKHTQGPICPHCIVALPHSNGMQLLLCYDNEGVYVNTYGRVSKTMVLQWGEMPTSVAYIGTGQIMGWGNKAIEIRSVETGHLDGVFMHKKAQRLKFLCERNDKVFFSSAKGGSSCQIYFMTLNKPGMANW, encoded by the exons ATGGCGCATAATTTGGCACCGAGCGTTAACTGCTCGCTCGACGACATCGACTTGAATGCACTCAag GATCCAGCGGGTATCTTCGAGCTCATCGAGGTCGTTGGCAATGGAACTTACGGTCAAGTTTACAAG ggCCGACACACCAAAACGGGCCAGCTGGCGGCCATTAAAGTTATGGACGTCACGGAG gacgaagaagaagaaataaaactcGAAATAAATGTCCTCAAAAAG tacTCAAATCACAGAAATATTGCAACATATTATGGagcttttgttaaaaaatcaccacCCGGGAAAGATGACCAGCTGTGGCTGGTTATGGAGTACTGCGGGGCTGGCTCGGTCACTGATTTAGTTAAATCAACAAAAGGCCAAAGTTTAAAGGAGGAGTGGATCGCTTATATCTCGCGAGAGATTTTAAGAGGACTCAGCTACCTTCATAGTAATAAAGTAATTCATAGGGATATCAAAGGGCAAAATGTATTGTTAACAGACAACGCCGAAGTCAAATTAg ttgatTTCGGTGTAAGTGCACAATTAGATCGTACAATCGGTAGAAGAAATACATTTATTGGTACGCCATACTGGATGGCTCCCGAAGTTATCGCATGTGATGAAAATCCAGACGCAACTTATGACAATAGGAGTGACCTGTGGTCTCTCGGTATCACGGCGCTTGAAATGGCCGAATCACAGCCTCCTCTCTGTGATTTACATCCCATGAGA GCCCTGTTTTTAATTCCACGTAACATGCCGCCGagattaaaatctaaaaaatggGCCAAGAAATTTCACGGTTTTATTGAAACGGTCCTAGTAAAGGATTATCATCAAAGGCCGTATACAGAGCAGCTACTAAAGCATCCATTCATCCGGGACCAACCAACGGAGCGTCAAGTAAGGATACAGCTGAAAGACCACATCGATCGTTGTAAGAAACGTAAACAAGAGAAAG AACGAGATGATTATCGGTACAGCGGTAGCGAAAACGAAGAAGACGAGCCAGCGCTCGCTGGTGAACCATCGTCAATCGTTCAAGCACCTGGTGGAGATACTCTACGCCGTAACTTCCAACAGATTCAAGAGGGTAGAACGTTGACCCAGGACATTCCCCAGCAGCCGGCGCATCCGAACAAAGAGAAACAGTCTAGTAGAGGCCAAAGAGAAATTCCAGAACCTGGTCCTCCAGCACGACCGGCTATTCCTCACAGACTTATCG AACCTCAACCGCCTTCTCGACCTCTACCGCCGACACCTCGTGACGATCCAAGACAACCGCACAAAGTATCAACTCCACCGTCTAATCATCACTCAGCAGTCAATTCCGGTGGAGCTGGCAGTGGCGGATCAGGTGGTCAAGCCGCTCCACAGCGAAATAGCCATATCTTCAAACCTATG GGCCCAGAAGCCCCGCCGAGGCCCAATCGACAACACAAGAGCCCCGCACCGGCACAGTCGACAAACGCGGCACCGCACTCGGCTCAACCTGTCGCCAATAATGAACAGAACAACAAACAGATGCCTCAATCCTCCAGTATTCTTGATCAA gcACTATCAGTTGAAAGTGACAGTGACGATGATTTCGAAGATGCTACCGGAAATAATGCACGAAATGACGGAACACTATTAGCCAGTGATCCGCCAAAACCTCT TCCTGAATTTGCTTTCAGACCGTCTTCAGATTCATCTTCATCTTCCTCGCACAATGCCCAAAACCATCATGAAG GAGGAGGCGCGCCAAATCGACCGTTACCACCAACTCCAGACGAAGAAGAATCTGGTGATCGTACGCTAGTCATGAAAAGA AAATTAACACCAATCACAACAATCACCTCCAcaacatcatcatcatcatcatcaacaaCGACAACAAccacaacaacaacaacaccAACACCAAGCACGACTGCAATGACAAATAGCAACAGTAGTAAAACAACGACGACGACGGACGATAGAGCGGTAGTTGCGAGCAACAGGCACTCCGAAATTGACGAGCAATTGCTCCTCAAGGAGTGGGACTTTACTCGCTTCTTTCAAGGGTGTAACGAAAGGTTGGATAAAATGAAACAGGAGGCGAGTAGCAGTGGGAAATCTGCTAGTGATGAGAGGTCATCATCCTCAAGTGACAGGACATTGAAGCGGTACGACGCCGCGGGAAGACGAAAAGATCAACCTCAAGCTCAACCTCACCAGCCTCAGGTTCACCATCATAAACAGAACAGTCATAAATCGTCTCAACAGTCGCAGTCATCCCAACTGAAAGCGGTTCACCGGCGTCAAGAGTCCGATTCAAAGTTGGGAAACACGAGTGCATTTGCCCGGGCATTCAGACGAGAGAACTCGGATTTTTTCCCATCAACGAGACACTCGGCCTACCTGCAAAAGTCTGAACCGCGGTCTAGTATGTTCTCCAGTGGGAACAGACGTGGCAGCGAGATAAGTGTGGCCGGAATATTGGGAAAAAAATCCAGCGGATTGGCACCCGGTGAGCCGGTACTGACAGAATTCTCCTACGGACGGGAACCGACTACGCCTACCGCTGGCAGTGGACTACTTCAGCGGCCAAGACGCGAGAAGACAGAGAGTGAAATTGTTTTCGGTAGCAGTAGCAGTAGACAGCAAGACTTTTTGCGAGAACGTCACGAGGCTAGACTGTTACGCGCTGCTGCTGCTACTGCTGCGGAAGACTTGTCCTCAAGAAGACGGAGTTTTAGGCCCTCGGATAGCCCAACCTCAAACTCGCTGAATGCTACTAACTCGACAATGTCTTCCGATGATGGAGGGACTATTAAATCTACTGCTAGTACAACTGCTAGCGAGTACAGCCCGGTTATCAGTCAG AATCGTGATGGTGATCGTGCGAGAAGTAGCGGCGGCGGTGATTTCCAGAGGTCAGACTCATCACCAGGCTCACGACCAAGCTCTGTTCTCCCAGACCTTTTGACCTCGTCACCGGGTCAGCGACAAGACAAATCAACCAGCGAAGAG CAGTATCGACAAGCTGTTAAAACACCCGCACCTCTTGCACTCCAACAGAAACAGCGTTCATTCCTGACATTTGGTTTTGGTGCCGGTCCTGCACGAAGAGAATCACATGTTAACGTCAATGTTACACCAACAAGTCACGATTTGTCCTCAGATACACCTGAAATACGAAAATACAAAAAACGTTTCAATAGTGAAATACTTTGCGCTGCATTATggg GCGTGAATCTACTAATTGGAACGGAGAACGGGTTAATGTTGCTAGACAGAAGCGGACAAGGGAAAGTCTATCAGTTAATAAGCAGAAGACGATTTCAGCAGATGGAAGTACTCGAAGGACAAAATATTCTAGTGACTATCagcggaaaaaaaaatcgtgtcaGGGTTTACTAcctttcttggctcaagagtAAAATACTGCGGACTGATGGCCACAGTGAC CAAGTAGAACGACGTAATGGATGGATAAATGTAGGCGATCTCCAGGGTGCTGTGCACTTCAAAATAGTCAAGTACGagagaataaaatttctcGTCATCGCTCTTAAAGACTCGATAGAGATTTACGCTTGGGCACCGAAACCCTATCACAAATTCATGGCCTTTAAATCATTCGGTGAGCTAGCTCACCGTCCACTACTCGTCGATCTCACTGTCGAAGAGGGTTCCAGATTAAAAGTTATCTACGGCAGTGCCGACGGTTTTCATGCGGTCGATTTGGACTCCGCAACTGTTTACGATATTTATCTTCCAAAACAC ACTCAGGGACCCATTTGTCCACATTGTATTGTCGCATTACCACACAGTAATGGTATGCAATTGTTGTTGTGTTACGACAACGAAGGTGTTTACGTCAATACGTATGGTCGTGTATCCAAGACAATGGTCTTGCAGTGGGGCGAAATGCCAACTAGTGTGGCATATATTGGTACTGGTCAAATAATGGGTTGGGGTAATAAAGCTATTGAAATAAGAAGTGTCGAGACTGGTCATCTTGATGGCGTATTTATGCACAAAAAAGCTCAACGGCTCAAGTTCCTCTGTGAACGTAATGATAAg GTATTTTTCTCGTCAGCGAAAGGCGGTAGCTCATGTCAAATTTACTTCATGACGTTAAACAAACCGGGTATGGCTAACTGGTGA
- the LOC123273607 gene encoding serine/threonine-protein kinase mig-15 isoform X6 encodes MAHNLAPSVNCSLDDIDLNALKDPAGIFELIEVVGNGTYGQVYKGRHTKTGQLAAIKVMDVTEDEEEEIKLEINVLKKYSNHRNIATYYGAFVKKSPPGKDDQLWLVMEYCGAGSVTDLVKSTKGQSLKEEWIAYISREILRGLSYLHSNKVIHRDIKGQNVLLTDNAEVKLVDFGVSAQLDRTIGRRNTFIGTPYWMAPEVIACDENPDATYDNRSDLWSLGITALEMAESQPPLCDLHPMRALFLIPRNMPPRLKSKKWAKKFHGFIETVLVKDYHQRPYTEQLLKHPFIRDQPTERQVRIQLKDHIDRCKKRKQEKERDDYRYSGSENEEDEPALAGEPSSIVQAPGGDTLRRNFQQIQEGRTLTQDIPQQPAHPNKEKQSSRGQREIPEPGPPARPAIPHRLIEPQPPSRPLPPTPRDDPRQPHKVSTPPSNHHSAVNSGGAGSGGSGGQAAPQRNSHIFKPMLPPRRPEGPEAPPRPNRQHKSPAPAQSTNAAPHSAQPVANNEQNNKQMPQSSSILDQALSVESDSDDDFEDATGNNARNDGTLLASDPPKPLPEFAFRPSSDSSSSSSHNAQNHHEGGGAPNRPLPPTPDEEESGDRTLVMKRKLTPITTITSTTSSSSSSTTTTTTTTTTPTPSTTAMTNSNSSKTTTTTDDRAVVASNRHSEIDEQLLLKEWDFTRFFQGCNERLDKMKQEASSSGKSASDERSSSSSDRTLKRYDAAGRRKDQPQAQPHQPQVHHHKQNSHKSSQQSQSSQLKAVHRRQESDSKLGNTSAFARAFRRENSDFFPSTRHSAYLQKSEPRSSMFSSGNRRGSEISVAGILGKKSSGLAPGEPVLTEFSYGREPTTPTAGSGLLQRPRREKTESEIVFGSSSSRQQDFLRERHEARLLRAAAATAAEDLSSRRRSFRPSDSPTSNSLNATNSTMSSDDGGTIKSTASTTASEYSPVISQNRDGDRARSSGGGDFQRSDSSPGSRPSSVLPDLLTSSPGQRQDKSTSEEQYRQAVKTPAPLALQQKQRSFLTFGFGAGPARRESHVNVNVTPTSHDLSSDTPEIRKYKKRFNSEILCAALWGVNLLIGTENGLMLLDRSGQGKVYQLISRRRFQQMEVLEGQNILVTISGKKNRVRVYYLSWLKSKILRTDGHSDQVERRNGWINVGDLQGAVHFKIVKYERIKFLVIALKDSIEIYAWAPKPYHKFMAFKSFGELAHRPLLVDLTVEEGSRLKVIYGSADGFHAVDLDSATVYDIYLPKHTQGPICPHCIVALPHSNGMQLLLCYDNEGVYVNTYGRVSKTMVLQWGEMPTSVAYIGTGQIMGWGNKAIEIRSVETGHLDGVFMHKKAQRLKFLCERNDKVFFSSAKGGSSCQIYFMTLNKPGMANW; translated from the exons ATGGCGCATAATTTGGCACCGAGCGTTAACTGCTCGCTCGACGACATCGACTTGAATGCACTCAag GATCCAGCGGGTATCTTCGAGCTCATCGAGGTCGTTGGCAATGGAACTTACGGTCAAGTTTACAAG ggCCGACACACCAAAACGGGCCAGCTGGCGGCCATTAAAGTTATGGACGTCACGGAG gacgaagaagaagaaataaaactcGAAATAAATGTCCTCAAAAAG tacTCAAATCACAGAAATATTGCAACATATTATGGagcttttgttaaaaaatcaccacCCGGGAAAGATGACCAGCTGTGGCTGGTTATGGAGTACTGCGGGGCTGGCTCGGTCACTGATTTAGTTAAATCAACAAAAGGCCAAAGTTTAAAGGAGGAGTGGATCGCTTATATCTCGCGAGAGATTTTAAGAGGACTCAGCTACCTTCATAGTAATAAAGTAATTCATAGGGATATCAAAGGGCAAAATGTATTGTTAACAGACAACGCCGAAGTCAAATTAg ttgatTTCGGTGTAAGTGCACAATTAGATCGTACAATCGGTAGAAGAAATACATTTATTGGTACGCCATACTGGATGGCTCCCGAAGTTATCGCATGTGATGAAAATCCAGACGCAACTTATGACAATAGGAGTGACCTGTGGTCTCTCGGTATCACGGCGCTTGAAATGGCCGAATCACAGCCTCCTCTCTGTGATTTACATCCCATGAGA GCCCTGTTTTTAATTCCACGTAACATGCCGCCGagattaaaatctaaaaaatggGCCAAGAAATTTCACGGTTTTATTGAAACGGTCCTAGTAAAGGATTATCATCAAAGGCCGTATACAGAGCAGCTACTAAAGCATCCATTCATCCGGGACCAACCAACGGAGCGTCAAGTAAGGATACAGCTGAAAGACCACATCGATCGTTGTAAGAAACGTAAACAAGAGAAAG AACGAGATGATTATCGGTACAGCGGTAGCGAAAACGAAGAAGACGAGCCAGCGCTCGCTGGTGAACCATCGTCAATCGTTCAAGCACCTGGTGGAGATACTCTACGCCGTAACTTCCAACAGATTCAAGAGGGTAGAACGTTGACCCAGGACATTCCCCAGCAGCCGGCGCATCCGAACAAAGAGAAACAGTCTAGTAGAGGCCAAAGAGAAATTCCAGAACCTGGTCCTCCAGCACGACCGGCTATTCCTCACAGACTTATCG AACCTCAACCGCCTTCTCGACCTCTACCGCCGACACCTCGTGACGATCCAAGACAACCGCACAAAGTATCAACTCCACCGTCTAATCATCACTCAGCAGTCAATTCCGGTGGAGCTGGCAGTGGCGGATCAGGTGGTCAAGCCGCTCCACAGCGAAATAGCCATATCTTCAAACCTATG CTGCCACCAAGAAGGCCGGAG GGCCCAGAAGCCCCGCCGAGGCCCAATCGACAACACAAGAGCCCCGCACCGGCACAGTCGACAAACGCGGCACCGCACTCGGCTCAACCTGTCGCCAATAATGAACAGAACAACAAACAGATGCCTCAATCCTCCAGTATTCTTGATCAA gcACTATCAGTTGAAAGTGACAGTGACGATGATTTCGAAGATGCTACCGGAAATAATGCACGAAATGACGGAACACTATTAGCCAGTGATCCGCCAAAACCTCT TCCTGAATTTGCTTTCAGACCGTCTTCAGATTCATCTTCATCTTCCTCGCACAATGCCCAAAACCATCATGAAG GAGGAGGCGCGCCAAATCGACCGTTACCACCAACTCCAGACGAAGAAGAATCTGGTGATCGTACGCTAGTCATGAAAAGA AAATTAACACCAATCACAACAATCACCTCCAcaacatcatcatcatcatcatcaacaaCGACAACAAccacaacaacaacaacaccAACACCAAGCACGACTGCAATGACAAATAGCAACAGTAGTAAAACAACGACGACGACGGACGATAGAGCGGTAGTTGCGAGCAACAGGCACTCCGAAATTGACGAGCAATTGCTCCTCAAGGAGTGGGACTTTACTCGCTTCTTTCAAGGGTGTAACGAAAGGTTGGATAAAATGAAACAGGAGGCGAGTAGCAGTGGGAAATCTGCTAGTGATGAGAGGTCATCATCCTCAAGTGACAGGACATTGAAGCGGTACGACGCCGCGGGAAGACGAAAAGATCAACCTCAAGCTCAACCTCACCAGCCTCAGGTTCACCATCATAAACAGAACAGTCATAAATCGTCTCAACAGTCGCAGTCATCCCAACTGAAAGCGGTTCACCGGCGTCAAGAGTCCGATTCAAAGTTGGGAAACACGAGTGCATTTGCCCGGGCATTCAGACGAGAGAACTCGGATTTTTTCCCATCAACGAGACACTCGGCCTACCTGCAAAAGTCTGAACCGCGGTCTAGTATGTTCTCCAGTGGGAACAGACGTGGCAGCGAGATAAGTGTGGCCGGAATATTGGGAAAAAAATCCAGCGGATTGGCACCCGGTGAGCCGGTACTGACAGAATTCTCCTACGGACGGGAACCGACTACGCCTACCGCTGGCAGTGGACTACTTCAGCGGCCAAGACGCGAGAAGACAGAGAGTGAAATTGTTTTCGGTAGCAGTAGCAGTAGACAGCAAGACTTTTTGCGAGAACGTCACGAGGCTAGACTGTTACGCGCTGCTGCTGCTACTGCTGCGGAAGACTTGTCCTCAAGAAGACGGAGTTTTAGGCCCTCGGATAGCCCAACCTCAAACTCGCTGAATGCTACTAACTCGACAATGTCTTCCGATGATGGAGGGACTATTAAATCTACTGCTAGTACAACTGCTAGCGAGTACAGCCCGGTTATCAGTCAG AATCGTGATGGTGATCGTGCGAGAAGTAGCGGCGGCGGTGATTTCCAGAGGTCAGACTCATCACCAGGCTCACGACCAAGCTCTGTTCTCCCAGACCTTTTGACCTCGTCACCGGGTCAGCGACAAGACAAATCAACCAGCGAAGAG CAGTATCGACAAGCTGTTAAAACACCCGCACCTCTTGCACTCCAACAGAAACAGCGTTCATTCCTGACATTTGGTTTTGGTGCCGGTCCTGCACGAAGAGAATCACATGTTAACGTCAATGTTACACCAACAAGTCACGATTTGTCCTCAGATACACCTGAAATACGAAAATACAAAAAACGTTTCAATAGTGAAATACTTTGCGCTGCATTATggg GCGTGAATCTACTAATTGGAACGGAGAACGGGTTAATGTTGCTAGACAGAAGCGGACAAGGGAAAGTCTATCAGTTAATAAGCAGAAGACGATTTCAGCAGATGGAAGTACTCGAAGGACAAAATATTCTAGTGACTATCagcggaaaaaaaaatcgtgtcaGGGTTTACTAcctttcttggctcaagagtAAAATACTGCGGACTGATGGCCACAGTGAC CAAGTAGAACGACGTAATGGATGGATAAATGTAGGCGATCTCCAGGGTGCTGTGCACTTCAAAATAGTCAAGTACGagagaataaaatttctcGTCATCGCTCTTAAAGACTCGATAGAGATTTACGCTTGGGCACCGAAACCCTATCACAAATTCATGGCCTTTAAATCATTCGGTGAGCTAGCTCACCGTCCACTACTCGTCGATCTCACTGTCGAAGAGGGTTCCAGATTAAAAGTTATCTACGGCAGTGCCGACGGTTTTCATGCGGTCGATTTGGACTCCGCAACTGTTTACGATATTTATCTTCCAAAACAC ACTCAGGGACCCATTTGTCCACATTGTATTGTCGCATTACCACACAGTAATGGTATGCAATTGTTGTTGTGTTACGACAACGAAGGTGTTTACGTCAATACGTATGGTCGTGTATCCAAGACAATGGTCTTGCAGTGGGGCGAAATGCCAACTAGTGTGGCATATATTGGTACTGGTCAAATAATGGGTTGGGGTAATAAAGCTATTGAAATAAGAAGTGTCGAGACTGGTCATCTTGATGGCGTATTTATGCACAAAAAAGCTCAACGGCTCAAGTTCCTCTGTGAACGTAATGATAAg GTATTTTTCTCGTCAGCGAAAGGCGGTAGCTCATGTCAAATTTACTTCATGACGTTAAACAAACCGGGTATGGCTAACTGGTGA